The following are encoded together in the Streptomyces flavofungini genome:
- a CDS encoding SSI family serine proteinase inhibitor encodes MKPSTPRRLLLTAAASFAALAALPATAHADHLGGSPLGAGAPGAIGRAVDDATGPIGGHTVDRPAAHRLTVTVSGAGAGDGTYTLECAPTGGTHPSPDTACERLDQLAAEGANPFEPVPRDALCTQQYGGPETARVRGDWHGRPVDATFSRTDGCQISRWNNLVPVLPVNGG; translated from the coding sequence GTGAAGCCGTCCACACCGCGCCGCCTCCTCCTCACCGCCGCCGCGTCCTTCGCCGCCCTGGCCGCGCTCCCCGCCACCGCGCACGCGGACCACCTCGGCGGCAGCCCGCTCGGCGCGGGCGCCCCCGGCGCCATCGGCCGCGCCGTCGACGACGCCACCGGCCCCATCGGCGGCCACACCGTCGACCGCCCCGCCGCCCACCGGCTGACCGTCACCGTCAGCGGCGCCGGCGCGGGCGACGGCACGTACACCCTGGAGTGCGCCCCCACGGGCGGCACACACCCTTCGCCCGATACCGCGTGCGAACGTCTTGATCAGCTCGCGGCGGAGGGCGCGAACCCCTTCGAGCCGGTCCCGCGCGACGCCCTGTGCACCCAGCAGTACGGAGGGCCGGAGACCGCCCGCGTCCGGGGCGACTGGCACGGGCGTCCCGTCGACGCGACGTTCTCGCGCACCGACGGCTGCCAGATCTCGCGGTGGAACAACCTCGTGCCCGTCCTGCCCGTGAACGGCGGTTGA
- a CDS encoding tyrosine-type recombinase/integrase → MADPIKKITLKGGATRYRFVVDAGYAPKKDKATGEVVTDPETGKPVLQRRQLTVTKDTRKEALAEYARIQHQKANGTFVAPTKTTVAELVDMWLKVSTRDVERATARSYEDAMRYVRTHLGHRRLQELTEDDIDSLVDWMLTSARRIGGKPGTGLSVRTVSLTLGRLRAALNLAIRRGLVARNVAEHASIPRQARKDDKARKKARTPWTEDEVKQFLAHVASDRLHAVMLLSLIGMRPAEVCGVRWSDVDLDAGTIRVEATRTLVAGEVIEKDTKSESGERWLPLPAVVLVALKLFRARQAKEKLKAGEGYAASGRVVVDELGAAVKTDWLRRRAYERMQSAGVRKVRLYDARHACLSWMANNGVPDTVVSAWAGHADLGFTKRVYVHPDPQSLKAGSDKLGELLG, encoded by the coding sequence GTGGCTGATCCGATCAAAAAGATCACACTGAAGGGCGGCGCCACCCGGTACCGGTTCGTTGTCGATGCCGGGTACGCCCCGAAGAAGGACAAGGCCACCGGCGAAGTAGTCACCGACCCGGAGACCGGGAAGCCGGTGTTGCAGCGCAGGCAGCTCACCGTCACGAAGGACACACGCAAGGAAGCGCTCGCCGAGTACGCGCGCATCCAGCACCAGAAGGCCAACGGCACCTTCGTGGCCCCGACCAAGACGACCGTGGCCGAACTCGTCGACATGTGGCTGAAGGTGTCGACGCGCGACGTCGAACGGGCAACTGCGCGATCGTATGAGGACGCGATGCGGTACGTCCGCACACATCTCGGACACCGGCGCCTCCAAGAACTGACCGAGGACGACATCGACTCTCTCGTCGACTGGATGCTGACCAGCGCGCGACGGATCGGCGGCAAGCCCGGGACCGGACTCAGCGTGCGCACCGTGAGCCTGACGCTTGGTCGGCTCCGCGCCGCGCTGAACCTGGCGATCCGTCGAGGCCTGGTCGCGCGGAACGTTGCCGAGCACGCGTCGATCCCGAGGCAGGCCCGCAAGGACGACAAGGCCCGGAAGAAGGCTCGTACGCCGTGGACCGAGGACGAGGTGAAGCAGTTCCTCGCCCACGTGGCCAGCGACCGCCTGCATGCGGTCATGCTGCTGTCGCTGATCGGGATGCGGCCAGCCGAGGTCTGCGGAGTGCGCTGGTCGGACGTCGACTTGGACGCGGGCACGATCCGGGTGGAGGCGACGCGCACGCTCGTCGCGGGCGAGGTCATCGAGAAGGACACCAAGTCCGAGTCGGGCGAGCGGTGGCTGCCGCTACCCGCGGTTGTACTGGTGGCGCTGAAGCTGTTCCGCGCGCGCCAGGCCAAGGAGAAGCTGAAGGCGGGCGAGGGCTACGCCGCGTCGGGCCGCGTGGTCGTCGACGAGCTGGGCGCCGCGGTCAAGACGGACTGGCTCCGGCGTCGGGCGTACGAGCGGATGCAGTCGGCGGGCGTACGGAAGGTGCGGCTGTACGACGCTCGGCACGCGTGCCTGTCGTGGATGGCGAACAACGGTGTCCCCGACACCGTGGTGTCGGCATGGGCCGGTCACGCAGACCTCGGCTTCACGAAGCGGGTCTACGTGCACCCCGATCCGCAGTCGCTGAAGGCGGGTTCGGACAAGCTCGGCGAGCTGCTCGGCTGA
- a CDS encoding helix-turn-helix domain-containing protein, translating to MAEKQKTPLGPAGETLMHNIKRIREGQRLTFVELSERLAETRRPIPVLGLRRIERGERRVDVDDLFALAHVLGVSPVDLLIPLDLADDEPYNVTPKVSTTAGMARDWIGGMGFLSTTGAADLARALQWMPKSRADVVAARWVRRDAQERAQQEQHDQQEGEDRG from the coding sequence ATGGCAGAGAAGCAGAAGACGCCCCTTGGTCCGGCCGGTGAGACGCTGATGCACAACATCAAGCGCATCCGCGAGGGCCAACGGCTCACGTTCGTAGAGCTGTCTGAGCGGCTCGCCGAGACGCGGCGCCCGATCCCTGTCCTCGGTCTGCGGCGTATCGAGCGCGGCGAGAGGCGGGTAGACGTTGACGACCTGTTCGCTCTGGCCCACGTGCTCGGCGTGTCTCCGGTCGATCTGCTGATCCCGCTAGACCTGGCTGACGACGAGCCGTACAACGTCACGCCCAAGGTGTCGACGACGGCCGGCATGGCTCGCGACTGGATCGGAGGCATGGGCTTCCTGTCGACCACCGGCGCGGCCGATCTCGCCCGCGCCCTTCAGTGGATGCCGAAGTCACGCGCAGACGTAGTTGCGGCGCGCTGGGTGCGACGTGACGCCCAAGAGCGCGCGCAGCAAGAACAACACGACCAGCAAGAAGGGGAGGATCGTGGCTGA
- a CDS encoding DNA-binding protein produces MRIHFGRCLMGGPTLAEIRKWPATVGVPQAATAIGCSQSQLYALIKRGEAPVKTLSYGRRHVVITASLVALLEGA; encoded by the coding sequence ATGCGGATTCACTTCGGACGCTGCCTGATGGGCGGCCCGACACTCGCCGAGATCCGGAAGTGGCCAGCCACCGTCGGCGTGCCGCAGGCCGCGACCGCGATCGGGTGCAGCCAGTCCCAGCTCTACGCGCTGATCAAGCGCGGTGAGGCGCCCGTTAAGACGCTGTCGTACGGCCGCCGCCACGTAGTGATCACCGCGTCCCTCGTCGCCCTTCTTGAAGGCGCATGA
- a CDS encoding DUF2742 domain-containing protein: protein MTGRTGRARLANTAGRVRLHTVPPEASAGQITHLRACAQAEALRVDDWPEYGSLPWLQLPADDPRVYVATLEAAELHRMDEERRHADARAQAAETLQSAIEAAATRRGTMRTRPPHKLTPTPGWPPIAVPGKPGEYLTYQEISA, encoded by the coding sequence ATGACCGGCCGTACCGGCCGCGCCCGTCTGGCCAACACAGCCGGACGCGTACGGCTGCACACCGTCCCGCCAGAGGCCAGTGCCGGGCAGATCACGCACCTGCGGGCCTGTGCACAGGCCGAGGCACTCCGTGTGGACGACTGGCCCGAGTACGGCAGCCTTCCGTGGCTGCAACTCCCTGCAGATGACCCGCGGGTGTACGTCGCCACGCTGGAGGCCGCCGAGTTGCACCGGATGGACGAAGAGCGGCGGCACGCCGACGCCCGCGCGCAAGCTGCCGAGACGCTCCAATCCGCCATCGAGGCCGCGGCCACCCGCAGGGGGACGATGCGTACCCGGCCGCCGCACAAGCTCACGCCGACGCCTGGGTGGCCGCCGATCGCGGTGCCCGGCAAGCCCGGCGAGTACCTGACCTACCAGGAGATCAGCGCGTGA
- a CDS encoding AAA family ATPase, with the protein MTNRYDSQVPPVHIRAAGLGGANPGGWPRATRAAPEPSRKPDVCPKHDQALPCQHVRCKPGGAESTASGLVLPNGYQKPVEAERERFPRLDWDEAFATDFSQVDWLPGRFMERGQQVALVGDGKVGKTLFVHDWLWRCVTGRSFLGDEQRDPLSVLYFDRENSLRDIVTRMIAFGAKPVDLRERFDYRRFPRFSGGLDAAPIAVAELLEIVDETHPDVVVLDTVSRFIEGKENDADTWLSLYRRIHVPLKDRGVAGFRLDHMGKDTDRGSRGSSAKSQDVDHVWEMARTDEHHQDDGDVHTVTTQIRMKRTHTRTGIGDDVLSVTRRGRKGANGLWLPGETRHELSDPGSLRQQEQVIQSYVDELLSRNAPLFGRDKLRQWCSERGVSFPGRDTLAAEVTKRFKAQRDSRDV; encoded by the coding sequence GTGACGAACCGGTACGACTCCCAGGTCCCGCCCGTGCACATCCGCGCGGCGGGGCTCGGGGGTGCCAATCCGGGCGGCTGGCCCCGGGCCACCCGGGCCGCGCCTGAGCCGAGCCGGAAGCCGGACGTGTGCCCGAAGCATGACCAGGCGCTTCCGTGCCAACACGTCCGCTGCAAGCCGGGCGGGGCTGAGTCCACCGCGAGCGGGCTTGTACTTCCGAACGGCTACCAGAAGCCAGTCGAGGCCGAGCGGGAACGGTTCCCGCGGCTGGACTGGGATGAGGCGTTCGCCACCGACTTCAGCCAAGTCGACTGGCTCCCCGGCCGCTTCATGGAACGCGGCCAGCAGGTCGCCCTCGTCGGCGACGGCAAGGTCGGCAAGACGCTGTTCGTCCACGACTGGCTCTGGCGGTGTGTCACCGGCCGCTCGTTCCTCGGCGACGAGCAGCGCGACCCTCTGAGCGTCCTGTACTTCGACCGCGAGAACAGTCTCCGCGACATCGTCACCCGCATGATCGCCTTCGGTGCCAAACCGGTTGATCTGCGAGAGCGCTTCGATTACCGGCGATTCCCCCGGTTCTCCGGAGGGCTGGACGCTGCTCCGATCGCGGTTGCCGAGCTGCTGGAGATCGTGGACGAGACGCACCCGGACGTCGTTGTCCTCGACACCGTGTCTCGGTTCATCGAGGGCAAGGAGAACGACGCGGACACCTGGCTTTCCCTCTACCGCCGTATCCATGTCCCGCTCAAGGATCGGGGCGTGGCCGGGTTCCGCCTCGACCACATGGGCAAGGACACCGATCGCGGTAGCCGTGGCTCGTCAGCGAAGTCCCAGGATGTCGACCACGTCTGGGAGATGGCCCGCACCGACGAGCACCACCAGGACGACGGCGACGTGCACACCGTCACGACGCAGATCCGTATGAAGCGCACGCACACCCGCACCGGCATCGGCGACGACGTCCTTAGTGTCACCCGGCGCGGTCGAAAGGGGGCGAACGGTCTGTGGCTGCCCGGCGAGACCCGCCATGAGCTGTCGGACCCGGGGAGCCTGCGGCAGCAGGAACAGGTGATCCAGAGCTATGTGGATGAGCTGCTGTCCCGCAACGCCCCGCTGTTCGGCCGGGACAAGCTCCGCCAGTGGTGCTCCGAGCGAGGCGTCTCCTTCCCCGGGAGGGACACCTTGGCGGCCGAGGTGACTAAGAGGTTCAAGGCTCAGAGGGACTCGCGAGATGTCTGA
- a CDS encoding phage tail protein encodes MENRAQATTRALLGLRAAGNIRVTATYDDQVTGGVASSKAALRDLKAQSPVRVTATYDDQVRSSVASAKAALRDLKAQSPVRLGVTFDGRASQITAAASAMRDLRSDARGADAALGSLATRSVATAAALNTLEQQAEDASRALRTLRGRAAAAAAAMDDLRTRVAGAANALRIFSMRAQTADGRLSDLSDRTRTLRSDSDDLDASMRRLTTTLAGLRGSLGTLRTSSGGASVGMSGLVQAALLLAPALIPIAAAAVPVAGNLVAAGVAVGAFGLAIGGQVAAMAKASEAEKKYKDAVKEHGRTSEEAAKAENAYLRQVRDMDPATRRAAAALGVFKDQYKAWSNSLAGDTMPVVTKGLGIFGALLPRLTPLVRTTSSELDRLMTVLAGGVNSSGFERLMDTFSQFAGGVLSRATDGLVHFMRVMSGGAGAGQFGEFMSYVREVGPQVAETLGNLSRALVHVVAAASDVGVGVLAAVNAFAQLINAIPTDVLSTLLQFVVVFKAVSLAAAGLGAAGGGIAAFGASLAAMRAASVAAGGGLAGLAAAFGALSRAAKVSVVAAGIGLVAVAVSKLSNIGKKAPPDVDKLTTSLANLGRSGKATGYVAEVFGKGFEKLHDQVKKVTNPSVVESINNWGASISGGILDAGDATEEFTKSADAVDKSLTDLVRGGKADLAKAALADMLKGWDPKEAEKFRSKMDGFKDALADQRREAELTAQSMGVFGMQSLAVQEKLAAQKQSADALRQSIVALNDVHRSASEAMNAFEQSIDDAMKAAGENSGALRMVDGHLDLNSKRARDAEASLRGLAKSTDEAATAARQADEPWTRVNGIYERGREKFVAAAHAMGLSRAEAVQLAKQMQKIPDSKKLKIEMRTEDAVAGLDSVISAMKKTPKSKSVTVKALTRDAVDMLKSLGLKVTRMKDGSFRVTAKTGAAHSSIGAVRRARDGLKDKTISIRAEVAAFRAAVSGLIGRTLGTSFINVVYRKSAPLGAALLGGMRAFGASGGLASGLPRRRFAGGGAVQAFPSGGYVQGPGGPTSDSILAGFGSGAVARVSDSEYVVQARAVKKYGVRFLDALNDGQLKIPGLARGGLTKAQQRARQRAKERAEAESRARKEATGELTVSYFGQRAGYRNPEIRNQLGAPDSLGDLTSSLNKWRSIIKRATHGGVERSLLRSLTRAGRSLISHEKKILGVNKALDKAKDKLGDLRSAASQLRSGVKDRVVSDAGITRAAGAEDARLTINTLLSQMTGSAASAKQFASMLKSLKSRGLSKDLIAQIAEAGVEGGGLETAAAVLGGGKGEIKRLNALQKEIVSAAGSAGKTAADAMYGAGIKAAEGLVKGLQKKQDKIEKQMMKIAKSMEKAIKRALKIKSPSQVMEEVGDFTAEGFAQGMRRNRSVTPAWESMLNAPPVSARGRAPAGGAPGGVQPIVVHQTITLDGRVVAQQIFDPLRKEVAHRGGNVQSALGRP; translated from the coding sequence GTGGAGAATCGTGCGCAGGCGACGACGCGGGCCCTCCTCGGTCTCCGGGCTGCGGGAAACATCCGTGTCACGGCGACGTACGACGATCAGGTGACGGGTGGCGTCGCTTCAAGTAAGGCGGCGCTGCGCGACCTGAAGGCGCAGAGTCCTGTCCGTGTCACAGCGACGTACGACGATCAGGTGAGGAGCAGTGTCGCTTCGGCGAAGGCGGCGCTGCGGGATCTCAAGGCGCAGAGTCCCGTCCGTCTGGGCGTGACGTTCGACGGGCGGGCCAGCCAGATCACTGCGGCGGCGTCGGCGATGCGGGACCTGCGTAGCGACGCCCGGGGCGCCGACGCCGCGCTCGGCTCGCTGGCGACCCGCTCGGTGGCCACTGCTGCCGCGCTGAACACGTTGGAGCAGCAGGCCGAGGACGCGTCCCGGGCGCTGCGTACGCTCCGGGGCCGGGCTGCTGCTGCCGCGGCAGCGATGGACGACCTGCGTACGCGGGTCGCGGGCGCGGCGAACGCCCTGCGGATCTTCAGCATGCGCGCTCAGACAGCCGATGGGCGCCTCAGTGACCTGTCGGACCGGACGCGCACGCTGCGCTCCGACAGCGACGATCTCGACGCCAGCATGCGGCGCCTGACCACCACTCTCGCCGGGCTGCGCGGGAGTCTCGGGACGCTCCGTACGTCCAGTGGCGGCGCCAGCGTGGGCATGAGCGGCCTGGTGCAGGCGGCGTTGCTGCTGGCACCGGCGCTGATTCCGATTGCGGCGGCGGCGGTGCCGGTGGCGGGGAATCTGGTGGCGGCCGGTGTGGCGGTGGGGGCCTTCGGTCTGGCGATCGGGGGCCAGGTCGCGGCGATGGCGAAGGCGTCGGAGGCGGAGAAGAAGTACAAGGATGCCGTCAAGGAGCATGGGCGCACGTCTGAGGAGGCGGCGAAGGCCGAGAACGCGTATTTGCGCCAGGTCAGGGACATGGACCCGGCGACGCGGCGGGCGGCGGCTGCGCTGGGGGTGTTCAAGGACCAGTACAAGGCGTGGTCGAACTCGCTGGCCGGGGACACGATGCCCGTCGTCACCAAGGGGCTGGGGATTTTCGGAGCGCTGCTGCCTCGGCTGACACCGTTGGTGCGGACCACGAGCAGCGAGCTGGACCGGCTGATGACCGTCCTCGCGGGCGGGGTGAACTCCAGCGGCTTCGAGCGGCTGATGGACACCTTCTCCCAGTTCGCGGGCGGTGTCCTGAGCCGGGCGACGGACGGCTTGGTGCACTTCATGCGGGTGATGTCCGGCGGGGCGGGCGCCGGGCAGTTCGGTGAGTTCATGTCGTACGTCCGCGAGGTCGGCCCGCAAGTCGCGGAGACGCTCGGCAACCTCAGTCGGGCGCTGGTGCATGTGGTGGCTGCGGCGTCGGACGTGGGTGTCGGGGTCCTCGCCGCGGTCAACGCGTTCGCGCAGTTGATCAATGCGATCCCCACCGACGTGCTGTCCACCCTGTTGCAGTTCGTGGTGGTGTTCAAAGCGGTGTCGCTCGCTGCGGCAGGGCTGGGGGCTGCGGGGGGCGGTATCGCGGCGTTCGGTGCGTCGTTGGCGGCGATGCGGGCTGCGTCGGTCGCGGCGGGCGGTGGCCTGGCTGGTCTCGCGGCTGCCTTCGGGGCGTTGTCGCGGGCGGCGAAGGTCTCGGTCGTGGCTGCGGGCATCGGCCTCGTTGCCGTCGCTGTCAGCAAGCTTTCGAACATCGGTAAGAAGGCGCCGCCGGATGTCGACAAGCTGACGACGTCGCTGGCGAATCTGGGGCGTTCCGGCAAGGCGACGGGCTACGTGGCGGAGGTGTTCGGCAAGGGCTTCGAGAAGCTGCATGATCAGGTCAAGAAGGTCACCAACCCGTCCGTCGTAGAGTCGATCAACAACTGGGGTGCCAGCATCTCGGGCGGGATCCTCGACGCTGGCGACGCCACCGAGGAGTTCACCAAGAGCGCGGACGCCGTCGACAAGTCCCTGACCGATCTGGTTCGGGGCGGGAAAGCGGATCTGGCGAAGGCTGCTCTGGCCGACATGCTGAAGGGGTGGGACCCGAAGGAAGCTGAGAAGTTCCGGAGCAAGATGGACGGCTTCAAGGATGCGCTCGCGGATCAGCGGCGTGAGGCCGAGTTGACGGCGCAGTCCATGGGCGTGTTCGGGATGCAGTCGCTGGCGGTGCAGGAGAAGCTGGCCGCTCAGAAGCAGAGCGCGGACGCCCTGCGCCAGTCGATCGTGGCCCTCAACGACGTGCACCGGAGCGCTTCGGAGGCGATGAACGCGTTCGAGCAGTCCATCGACGACGCGATGAAGGCGGCCGGGGAGAACAGCGGCGCGCTGCGCATGGTCGACGGCCATCTCGACCTGAACTCCAAGAGGGCCCGGGACGCCGAGGCCTCGCTCCGCGGTCTGGCGAAGAGCACCGATGAAGCGGCGACAGCGGCGCGTCAGGCGGATGAGCCGTGGACGCGGGTCAACGGGATCTACGAGCGGGGCCGTGAAAAGTTCGTCGCGGCTGCGCATGCGATGGGGCTGAGCCGGGCGGAGGCTGTGCAGCTGGCCAAGCAGATGCAGAAGATCCCGGATTCCAAGAAGCTGAAGATCGAGATGCGTACCGAGGATGCCGTGGCGGGCCTGGACTCGGTGATCTCCGCGATGAAGAAGACCCCGAAGTCCAAGAGCGTCACGGTCAAGGCACTGACCAGGGACGCAGTTGACATGCTGAAGTCCCTGGGCCTGAAGGTCACACGGATGAAGGATGGCTCGTTCCGGGTCACGGCGAAGACCGGGGCGGCGCACTCCAGCATCGGCGCGGTTCGGCGGGCTCGGGACGGCCTGAAGGACAAGACGATCTCTATCCGCGCCGAGGTAGCGGCGTTCAGGGCGGCAGTGAGCGGGCTGATCGGCCGGACGCTGGGCACCTCGTTCATCAACGTGGTGTACCGCAAGAGCGCGCCGTTGGGTGCCGCGCTGCTGGGTGGTATGCGTGCTTTCGGTGCGTCCGGTGGTCTGGCCAGTGGCCTGCCGCGTAGGCGGTTCGCGGGCGGGGGCGCGGTGCAGGCGTTCCCGAGCGGCGGATATGTCCAGGGGCCGGGTGGCCCGACGTCAGACAGCATTCTGGCCGGGTTCGGGTCGGGTGCGGTGGCTCGGGTGTCTGACAGTGAGTACGTCGTGCAGGCGCGGGCGGTGAAGAAGTACGGGGTGCGGTTCCTTGATGCTCTCAACGACGGCCAGTTGAAGATCCCGGGTCTCGCGCGGGGTGGGTTGACGAAGGCGCAGCAGCGGGCGCGGCAGCGGGCGAAGGAGCGGGCTGAGGCGGAGTCTCGGGCCCGGAAGGAAGCTACCGGGGAGCTGACGGTCAGCTATTTCGGGCAGCGGGCGGGGTACCGCAATCCGGAGATCCGTAACCAGTTGGGGGCCCCTGACTCGCTGGGTGATCTGACGTCGTCGCTGAACAAGTGGCGGTCGATCATCAAGCGGGCGACGCATGGTGGCGTGGAGCGGAGTCTGCTGCGGTCGCTGACGCGGGCGGGGCGGTCGCTGATCTCGCACGAGAAGAAGATCCTCGGCGTGAACAAGGCCCTGGACAAGGCGAAGGACAAGCTGGGTGATCTGCGGTCGGCGGCGTCGCAGCTCCGCAGTGGTGTGAAGGACCGGGTGGTGTCCGATGCGGGTATCACGCGGGCGGCGGGGGCAGAGGATGCCCGGCTCACGATCAACACGTTGTTGTCGCAGATGACGGGCAGTGCCGCCAGTGCGAAGCAGTTCGCGAGCATGCTGAAGTCCCTCAAGAGCCGTGGCCTGTCGAAGGATTTGATCGCGCAGATCGCCGAGGCCGGGGTCGAGGGCGGAGGACTGGAGACTGCTGCGGCGGTTCTCGGTGGCGGCAAGGGTGAGATCAAGCGGCTGAATGCCCTGCAGAAGGAGATCGTGTCGGCTGCTGGGTCGGCGGGGAAGACGGCGGCGGATGCCATGTATGGGGCGGGGATCAAGGCTGCTGAGGGTCTGGTGAAGGGGCTGCAGAAGAAGCAGGACAAGATCGAAAAGCAGATGATGAAGATCGCCAAATCCATGGAGAAGGCGATCAAACGGGCGCTGAAGATCAAGAGCCCGTCTCAGGTCATGGAGGAAGTCGGCGACTTCACCGCCGAAGGCTTCGCGCAGGGCATGCGCCGCAACCGGTCCGTGACCCCGGCCTGGGAGTCCATGCTCAACGCGCCCCCCGTCTCGGCACGGGGACGTGCCCCCGCGGGTGGAGCGCCGGGCGGGGTGCAGCCGATCGTCGTGCACCAGACCATCACGCTGGACGGGCGCGTGGTGGCCCAGCAGATCTTCGACCCGCTGCGCAAGGAGGTTGCCCACCGCGGCGGCAACGTCCAATCCGCCCTCGGCAGGCCGTGA
- a CDS encoding helix-turn-helix domain-containing protein: MPETTDIGPKLRDLRKRRGMSQRDLAAASGVSLSTISKLEQGATTGDVRLETAHRLAAALRVTTTRLLRREPASPGPAPGAWLPLQQALESPPAQPDEDISVQPITAGLSAVRAAYFGNRLHDLVALAVPLLRDADALDDGPDARALRAHLLQIAGSVLTQVHAYESAEAALSRALDASPDRLRAASIVTTWVWLLMRQGRLDDAREMAIRWADDLEPRVSRATPEDLAAWGWVLLQLSAACLRDGRKGEAADALRLAQSAAVLTGRELPRGHERLATWGPLTVAYKRAERDIVLDRPDQVLKAAERLSASGPADSTEHHRHRLDVARAHVQMRQHGEAVGVLREVHEVAPEWLVQQRYAQDILGQVVERRRTLTPEMRELVDALGTPV; encoded by the coding sequence ATGCCCGAGACCACCGACATCGGCCCCAAGCTCCGCGACCTCAGGAAGCGGCGCGGCATGAGCCAGCGCGACTTGGCCGCCGCGAGCGGCGTGTCCCTTTCCACCATCAGCAAGCTAGAGCAAGGCGCCACCACCGGTGACGTGCGCCTGGAGACGGCCCACCGCCTGGCCGCTGCGCTCCGCGTGACCACCACCCGCCTGCTCCGCCGCGAGCCCGCCAGCCCGGGACCTGCTCCCGGCGCGTGGCTGCCACTCCAGCAGGCCCTTGAATCGCCGCCTGCCCAGCCGGACGAAGACATCAGCGTGCAGCCGATCACGGCGGGACTCAGCGCCGTGCGTGCGGCGTACTTCGGCAACCGCCTGCACGACCTTGTCGCCCTGGCCGTTCCGCTCCTGCGGGATGCGGACGCCCTCGACGACGGCCCCGACGCCCGTGCTCTTCGCGCTCACCTCTTGCAGATCGCGGGCAGCGTCCTAACCCAGGTCCACGCGTATGAGTCCGCTGAGGCCGCCCTGAGCCGCGCCCTGGACGCCAGCCCCGACCGGCTGCGCGCCGCCTCCATCGTCACCACCTGGGTGTGGCTGCTGATGCGGCAGGGCCGCCTCGACGACGCCCGGGAGATGGCCATCCGGTGGGCGGACGACCTTGAACCCCGGGTGTCCCGGGCCACGCCCGAAGACCTCGCGGCGTGGGGGTGGGTGCTGCTCCAGCTCTCGGCCGCATGCCTGCGTGACGGCCGCAAGGGCGAGGCCGCCGATGCCCTGCGCCTGGCGCAGTCCGCCGCGGTCCTCACCGGCCGTGAACTGCCGCGAGGGCATGAGCGGCTGGCTACCTGGGGGCCACTGACGGTGGCGTACAAGCGTGCGGAGAGGGACATCGTCCTTGACCGGCCGGACCAGGTCCTCAAGGCCGCCGAGCGGCTGTCGGCGTCGGGGCCGGCGGACAGTACGGAGCATCACCGCCACCGGCTCGATGTGGCGCGCGCCCATGTGCAGATGCGTCAGCATGGCGAGGCCGTCGGCGTGCTGCGGGAGGTCCATGAGGTGGCGCCGGAGTGGCTGGTGCAGCAGCGGTATGCGCAGGACATCCTCGGTCAGGTCGTCGAGCGGAGGCGGACCCTGACGCCGGAGATGCGTGAACTCGTCGATGCTCTCGGCACGCCTGTGTGA